In Vanessa atalanta chromosome 3, ilVanAtal1.2, whole genome shotgun sequence, one genomic interval encodes:
- the LOC125077181 gene encoding uncharacterized protein LOC125077181, whose amino-acid sequence MEESSKEYLDATKDEKNGDSDVNSEDLSCSDEQINVNMNSSPFYESSDSKIDYAEKIDDNDTLSDIDDIKTDTASADSEDSALGSLPSDCALNDREEDARDRSDGSDSGLGSESPDNGKLPSFNIALPCPIEPSNLQPEKDEVNVNAFSNDNNQENEDHNSIEAIKKPLKSSLKRKYDCEQHDEPQLKKKKHKIQFDNVTVFYFPRAQGFTCVPSQGGSTLGMEWEHSHIHKFTLVEHALEQRRLHRQVLQQIKSERHTLQGASLSSSEDSDTEEEASDISESELDLDSYYFLQPVPTRQRRALLRAAGVRKIEGYEKDECRDIRTSREFCGCACKGVCNPDNCSCSLAGIKCQVDRLNFPCGCTRDGCCNTTGRIEFNPMRVRTHFINTLMRIGLEKKNEENQEAAKRKWAEAHSANASCVPTIPYNKENCHNHEESAMTSLNLPPRLGMESCIPGNFSNIHHTLNSSNSNQNDTFNFRGEPVDHRNLKISNMMTFVDKSDHRNHDPYTSNILQGKGPPYHATNTIEYNTMANNMQRYQCDLSYSYEQQYPDSHHFKGLQSFSAASFEEFAHNSQMSMLNHYGHMYSDYMPKPSTSMPEHTSLPYQSMPHNHYDMYKNIPDCENTDNKVDSHYTTLMTMPYQQSNKLQAVENDENWFSHNTLLNLDHSVQVNESVPIVQTEQVQTLTEGETSDTTENFGELIKKTMVESVTV is encoded by the coding sequence ATGGAAGAGTCCAGTAAAGAATACTTAGATGCAACAAAAGACGAAAAGAACGGTGACAGTGATGTTAATAGTGAGGATTTAAGTTGTAGCGATgaacaaattaatgtaaatatgaatAGCTCTCCTTTTTATGAGAGCAGTGATAGTAAAATAGATTATGCTGAAAAGATAGATGACAACGATACTTTAAGTGATATAGACGACATCAAGACAGATACTGCATCGGCAGATAGTGAGGACTCTGCGCTTGGTAGTCTCCCGTCCGACTGTGCACTGAACGATAGAGAAGAAGATGCGCGGGATAGATCTGACGGTAGTGACTCGGGACTAGGTTCAGAAAGTCCAGATAATGGTAAACTACCAAGCTTTAATATAGCACTACCTTGTCCGATTGAACCAAGCAATTTGCAACCGGAAAAAGACGAAGTCAATGTTAACGCTTTTTCTAACGATAATAATCAAGAAAATGAGGACCATAATTCAATTGAAGCTATTAAAAAACCCCTAAAAAGTAgccttaaaagaaaatatgactGCGAACAACATGACGAACCCcaattaaagaaaaagaaacacaAAATACAGTTCGACAACGTAACAGTTTTCTATTTTCCAAGGGCTCAAGGTTTCACGTGTGTGCCTTCTCAAGGAGGCTCTACTTTAGGAATGGAGTGGGAGCATAGCCATATACATAAGTTTACATTAGTTGAACATGCACTAGAACAAAGGCGTTTGCATAGACAAGTTTTACAACAGATAAAAAGTGAACGGCATACTTTACAAGGAGCATCTCTGTCGTCCAGTGAAGATAGTGATACTGAAGAAGAAGCTAGTGATATATCTGAATCTGAGTTAGATTTagatagttattatttcttgcAACCGGTACCAACAAGACAGAGGCGAGCTTTATTAAGAGCAGCTGGTGTACGAAAAATTGAAGGCTATGAAAAAGATGAATGTAGAGATATTAGAACATCTCGTGAATTCTGTGGTTGTGCTTGTAAGGGTGTTTGCAATCCAGATAACTGTTCTTGTAGTCTAGCTGGCATTAAATGTCAAGTCGATAGACTTAATTTTCCTTGTGGTTGTACTAGAGATGGATGTTGTAATACAACTGGTAGAATTGAGTTTAACCCTATGAGAGTACGAACTCATTTTATCAATACACTTATGAGAATAGGTCTTGAAAAGAAAAATGAAGAAAATCAAGAAGCCGCTAAAAGAAAATGGGCTGAAGCACATAGTGCAAACGCTTCTTGTGTGCCCACTATACCGTATAATAAAGAAAACTGCCATAATCACGAAGAATCTGCAATGACTAGTTTAAATCTACCTCCTAGATTGGGAATGGAATCTTGTATTCCAGgcaattttagtaatatacacCACACTTTAAATAGTTCTAATAGTAATCAAAatgatacttttaattttagagGTGAGCCCGTAGACCatagaaatttgaaaattaGTAACATGATGACTTTTGTAGATAAATCTGATCATCGAAACCATGATCCCTACACGTCTAATATTCTCCAAGGCAAAGGTCCGCCTTATCATGCCACTAACACGATAGAGTATAACACAATGGCAAACAATATGCAAAGATACCAATGTGATCTCAGTTACTCATATGAACAACAATATCCGGACAGTCACCACTTTAAGGGGTTGCAAAGTTTTTCTGCAGCTAGTTTCGAAGAATTTGCACATAATTCACAAATGTCTATGCTCAATCATTATGGTCACATGTACTCAGATTACATGCCGAAACCAAGTACAAGCATGCCTGAACATACTTCGTTGCCATACCAATCAATGCCGCATAATCATTatgatatgtataaaaatatcccGGACTGTGAAAACACTGATAACAAAGTGGACTCTCATTATACAACTTTAATGACAATGCCATATCAACAAAGCAATAAGTTACAAGCTGTAGAGAATGATGAAAATTGGTTTAGTCACAATACACTGCTTAACTTAGATCATTCCGTTCAGGTCAATGAAAGTGTCCCAATAGTTCAAACAGAACAAGTTCAAACTTTGACTGAAGGTGAAACAAGTGACACAACTGAAAACTTTGGTGAACTTATAAAAAAGACTATGGTAGAGTCTGTTACAGtgtag